In one Drosophila albomicans strain 15112-1751.03 chromosome X, ASM965048v2, whole genome shotgun sequence genomic region, the following are encoded:
- the LOC117578018 gene encoding uncharacterized protein LOC117578018: MLTLQSITVALTLLMLAEIRTLAAPAPVQVIYTGDEGCACPTKLGYQLNVPNPPKPKKYEGGDYGYRVEKPVQTKAKISYSFDFTVEQPRTPVPPKNKPSKLYAKVDRVAVHKSDCRAAQKSSCSCSSCSADKPRYVTPQINSSTKASTNAIRRRRDLSSHGSLLRKRLMRQQQLQSRPARYVKYYHKDLDMSPEQQHKMRLFGLLPAAAPEIAAKRKTKKATVLSAKHSKRWPGFGTRRKRDIKGEYDLLEQERAKMDLTAPEIIQFMPETLNPNFKRGQCHTGGGCCGAITASAPPPPETTETEARIRVSSTEQPNNEESEAEQAETDVEQPSLVNSIPAKRSALSYYPEHQIPSPLAGSYNEYKFVDDSQLRSLLSTTSVPDPLEQSSTPLQFAGDLEAIHRRGIGSGYPVEHVADTQLDSIISGIVYQHPDYANPQSHYGGSLVDPEPVQKKQTTDFLKKLIDGRLGGWGFDTSTEPESAVRADYSTTPSKTYGFNTHSHNGYNVESYNVPPITDYLRAWF, encoded by the exons atgctaaCATTACAATCGATCACAGTGGCATTGACGCTACTGATGCTGGCCGAGATTAGAACGTTGGCCGCCCCAGCACCCGTTCAAGTGATCTACACCGGTGACGAGGGCTGCGCTTGCCCCACCAAACTGGGCTATCAGCTAAATGTGCCTAACCCGCCCAAGCCAAAGAAATACGAGGGCGGCGACTACGGTTATCGTGTGGAGAAACCCGTGCAGACCAAGGCCAAGATCAGCTACAGTTTCGATTTCACCGTGGAGCAACCGCGCACTCCGGTGCCACCCAAAAACAAGCCATCGAAGCTCTATGCCAAGGTGGATCGCGTTGCCGTTCACAAGTCGG ATTGTCGTGCTGCCCAGAAgtccagctgcagttgcagcagctgctccgcTGACAAGCCAAGGTACGTAACCCCGCAGATCAATTCGAGTACGAAAGCGAGTACGAATGCgattcgtcgtcgtcgcgaTCTCAGCTCACATGGTTCGTTGTTGCGCAAGCGTTTGATgcgccaacagcagctgcaatcgCGTCCAGCTCGCTACGTCAAGTACTATCACAAGGACCTCGATATGTCCCCAGAGCAACAGCACAAGATGCGTCTCTTTGGCCTGCTGCCCGCTGCGGCGCCAGAGATCGCAGCCAAGCGTAAGACCAAGAAAGCCACCGTGTTGAGTGCCAAGCACAGCAAACGCTGGCCCGGCTTTGGGACGCGTCGCAAGCGCGACATCAAGGGTGAGTACGATCTGCTGGAGCAGGAGCGTGCCAAGATGGATCTGACGGCGCCCGAGATCATCCAATTCATGCCCGAGACGCTCAATCCGAACTTTAAGCGCGGTCAGTGCCATACAGGAGGCGGTTGTTGTGGTGCCATCACAGCCAGCGCACCGCCGCCCCCCGAGACCACCGAGACCGAAGCGAGAATACGAGTGAGCAGCACCGAACAACCAAACAACGAAGAGTCCGAGGCGGAGCAAGCCGAGACGGATGTGGAGCAACCATCGCTGGTCAACTCGATACCTGCGAAGCGTTCAGCGCTCAGCTATTATCCGGAGCATCAGATACCATCGCCATTGGCCGGATCGTACAATGAGTACAAGTTCGTCGATGACTCGCAACTGCGCAGCTTGCTGTCGACCACCTCGGTGCCCGATCCGCTGGAGCAGAGCTCGACGCCGCTGCAATTTGCCGGCGATCTGGAAGCGATCCATCGCCGCGGCATTGGCAGCGGATATCCGGTGGAACATGTGGCGGACACTCAACTCGATAGCATCATCTCCGGCATTGTGTATCAGCACCCAGACTACGCTAATCCCCAGTCGCATTACGGTGGTTCGCTGGTGGATCCCGAGCCGGTGCAAAAGAAGCAGACAACCGATTTTCTCAAGAAACTGATCGATGGTCGTCTAGGTGGTTGGGGCTTTGATACGTCCACCGAACCGGAATCGGCTGTGCGAGCCGATTATTCAACGACGCCATCGAAGACCTACGGCTTCAATACTCACTCCCACAACGGGTATAATGTGGAATCGTATAATGTGCCGCCGATAACCGATTATCTGCGTGCCTGGTTCTAG
- the LOC117570184 gene encoding chorion protein S36 — MQLGLWFGLFAVAAAPLVSANYGSSGGGQYLPGGPSAGLEEYVNAATGGNQPSSNQLTAQAEIQPSPEEARRLGRVQAQLQALNSNPTYQKLKNSEDIAESLAENNLASNIRQGKINVVSPQFVDQHLFRSLLVPSGHNNHQVIATQPLPPIIVHQPGAPPAHVNSGPPTVVRGNPVIYKIKPSVIYQQEVINKVPTPLSLNPVYVKVYKPGKKIEAPLAPVVAPVYNQPQSYNQPQSYQQPQSYGSPSSSAASAASSSDSYAAGADSPLYASPAPYGSPSY, encoded by the exons ATGCAACTTGGTCTTTGGTTTGGGCTTTTCGCCGTCGCCGCCGCACCG CTGGTGAGCGCTAATTATGGTTCATCTGGTGGTGGCCAATATCTGCCCGGAGGTCCATCGGCCGGTCTGGAGGAGTATGTGAATGCTGCCACCGGTGGCAATCAGCCATCGTCCAACCAGCTGACCGCCCAGGCTGAGATTCAGCCATCCCCCGAGGAGGCACGTCGTCTGGGTCGCGTCCAGGCTCAACTCCAGGCCCTCAACTCGAACCCCACATACCAGAAGCTGAAGAACTCCGAGGATATTGCCGAATCTCTCGCCGAGAACAATCTGGCCAGCAACATCCGTCAGGGCAAAATCAATGTGGTCTCGCCCCAGTTCGTTGATCAGCATCTGTTCCGTTCTCTGTTGGTGCCATCGGGCCACAACAACCATCAGGTGATTGCCACACAGCCTCTGCCCCCAATCATTGTGCACCAGCCCGGCGCACCACCAGCCCATGTGAACAGCGGCCCACCGACTGTGGTGCGCGGCAATCCCGTCATCTACAAGATCAAGCCCTCAGTCATCTATCAGCAGGAGGTGATCAACAAGGTGCCCACACCTTTGAGCCTTAACCCCGTCTACGTCAAGGTCTACAAGCCGGGCAAGAAGATCGAGGCTCCTCTGGCCCCAGTTGTTGCTCCCGTCTACAACCAGCCACAATCGTACAACCAGCCCCAATCCTACCAGCAGCCCCAATCCTATGGCTCGCCCAGCTCCTCGGCTGCCAGCGCTGCCTCCAGCTCCGATAGCTACGCTGCCGGCGCTGACTCTCCTCTGTATGCCAGCCCAGCGCCCTATGGCTCTCCCAGCTATTAA
- the LOC117577790 gene encoding sepiapterin reductase: MDLNQRTYLLVTGASRGIGQEVAQQLSRQINAAASIVVLLGRSESQLLATKENILSDRPELAVHTYSLELATAQAADFARILDETLAGQNLKELQRAIVIHNAGTLGDSSKHARDLGDTALLEQYYHINLFSTLALNREFMRVFAEVPKLIVNLSTLAALKPFPSMAYYCTVKASREMYFRVLAVEEPADKTLVLNYAPGVIDTQMTLQLQHESHDANVTATYKKQRDTQTMLKAEQTAQKLIDVLRAQKFQSGDHVDYWD; this comes from the coding sequence ATGGATCTGAATCAACGCACTTACTTGCTGGTAACAGGCGCCTCTCGCGGCATTGGCCAGGAAGTGGCCCAACAATTGTCCCGTCAGATCAACGCCGCCGCCTCCATTGTGGTGCTGCTGGGTCGAAGTGAATCTCAGCTGCTGGCCACCAAAGAGAACATCTTGAGCGATCGCCCAGAGCTGGCGGTGCACACATATTCACTGGAACTGGCGACTGCCCAGGCGGCGGACTTTGCTCGCATTCTGGACGAGACGCTGGCGGGCCAAAATCTGAAGGAGCTGCAACGCGCCATTGTCATCCACAATGCGGGCACCTTGGGCGACAGTTCGAAGCATGCCCGCGACTTGGGTGACACGGCGCTGCTGGAGCAGTATTATCACATTAATTTGTTCTCGACGCTCGCACTGAATCGTGAGTTTATGCGCGTGTTTGCCGAGGTGCCCAAATTGATTGTGAATCTGAGCACATTGGCTGCTCTGAAGCCCTTTCCTTCCATGGCCTACTATTGCACCGTGAAGGCGTCGCGAGAGATGTACTTCCGTGTTCTGGCCGTGGAGGAGCCGGCGGACAAGACGCTAGTGCTCAACTATGCGCCCGGTGTCATCGATACCCAGATgacgctgcagctgcagcacgaATCCCACGATGCCAACGTGACGGCCACATATAAGAAGCAACGCGATACGCAGACAATGTTGAAAGCAGAGCAGACAGCACAGAAGCTAATCGATGTGCTGCGGGCGCAGAAATTCCAGTCTGGCGATCATGTGGATTACTGGGATTAA
- the LOC117570622 gene encoding uncharacterized protein LOC117570622 isoform X1: MHACKLLLTLLLSLHCLQGLLAACVCSEKGTDYCQSCQGPTIVRPKPRYYEPSDVNLSPIGDNCWCSKQLIEPAQLPKTCGKKTPCKPTCGCQQSDSGDSSYTSCSSSSSSSSYDNIAYAAEKSQDNSPAADPISVGLAAQAGKAINVPEAKLAYGFAQKPVDGQQKVFFSNVPEENLFKLKSEVITLKKRTYAAKEEEEEYVEEEEQDNTGDDDDVPQLTYKQLGYITEQYKNPKFKKITSSKSSYSSSSDSDSYGKVGGKVSVDCGFKPGRVTSYRSARRQELMSDSY, from the exons ATGCATGCCTGCAAATTGCTGTTGACTTTGCTGCTTTCGCTGCACTGCTTGCAAGGC CTTTTGGCCGCCTGTGTGTGTTCGGAGAAGGGCACGGATTACTGCCAGAGCTGTCAGGGTCCGACAATAGTGCGTCCCAAGCCGCGTTACTATGAGCCCAGCGATGTGAACTTATCGCCAATTGGCGATAACTGCTGGTGCAGCAAGCAACTGATCGAGCCCGCTCAGTTGCCCAAGACGTGTGGCAAA AAGACGCCATGCAAACCCACCTGCGGCTGCCAGCAGAGCGACAGCGGCGATAGTAGCTACActagctgcagcagcagcagctccagctccagttaTGATAA CATTGCGTACGCTGCGGAAAAGTCACAGGACAACAGCCCAGCTGCGGATCCCATCAGTGTGGGATTAGCTGCCCAGGCGGGCAAGGCGATCAATGTCCCTGAGGCAAAGTTGGCCTATGGCTTTGCCCAGAAACCGGTGGATGGACAGCAGAAGGTCTTCTTCTCCAATGTGCCCGAGGAGAATCTGTTCAAGCTGAAGAGCGAAGTGATTACGCTTAAGAAGCGCACCTATGCCGCcaaggaagaggaggaggaataCGTTGAGGAGGAGGAACAGGACAACACCGGCGATGATGACGACGTGCCACAGCTGACATACAAACAGTTGGGCTACATTACCGAACAGTACAAGAATCCCAAGTTCAAGAAGATCACCTCCAGCAAATCATCATactccagcagcagcgacagcgatagCTACGGCAAAGTGGGCGGCAAGGTGTCCGTCGACTGTGGCTTCAAGCCCGGACGCGTCACCTCGTATCGCAGTGCACGACGCCAGGAGCTGATGAGCGATAGCTATTAG
- the LOC117577671 gene encoding splicing factor ESS-2 homolog: MADTPRTPSTPGSLAMEMVKAQNTALAEFKRPLPSHTERRKVKPKILTEERYIEEMSKIIQRDFFPDLERLRAQNDYLDAEGRRDFLQMAEIRARYSMGRFPGTGSRSGTAGRNNAMSPATFETPLSTANGGATPRAETPQSNRSNKSSRSDVEGGCQEGIASQMSLDSFLQHYTSEDNQSFQEIIETAEAKLRQKYAVLYNHEHLSAEQLQRALMLPSIEKQFEEPDPLRKIETWKYTNMNSIMYVPDGVELTEQERVQLAERKQSIQHKATRLPAMHMGHQDEAGNAATAEEEIGSGTATPRIRGFDLLRSPSPRPGEAFSPIMTWGEIDGTPFRLDGGDTPLRSTTAGPSFRINENSRRENIAIALAEKVSEKMRNQKQQALNTARRNIGSPFVRSNMERLASMSPAARRLASGKIGMRNHTPFLTPSPATTKNKLKITPKVVRSSNVINSDSRQQQQTPISSSSRSSSRQATPIDTGSTLTDDLLKIPTKRRSAAADFF, encoded by the exons ATGGCCGATACGCCCAGAACGCCCAGCACACCTGGCAGTCTAGCCATGGAAATGGTGAAGGCACAAAATACAGCACTGGCCGAATTCAAGAGACCGTTGCCCAGCCACACAGAACGTCGCAAAGTGAAACCCAAAATTCTGACCGAGGAGCGCTACATCGAGGAGATGTCCAAGATCATACAACGTGACTTCTTTCCCGATCTGGAGCGACTGCGTGCCCAAAACGATTACCTGGACGCGGAGGGGCGTCGCGACTTTCTGCAAATGGCCGAAATTCGAGCACGCTACAGCATGGGACGCTTCCCTGGCACTGGCAGCCGAAGCGGCACCGCTGGCCGCAACAATG CCATGTCGCCCGCCACATTCGAAACGCCTCTGAGCACTGCAAATGGCGGTGCAACGCCGCGCGCCGAGACACCGCAGTCCAATAGaagcaacaagagcagcagaaGTGACGTTGAGGGCGGCTGCCAGGAGGGCATTGCAAGTCAAATGTCGCTGGACTCGTTTTTACAGCACTATACCAGCGAGGACAATCAAAGCTTTCAGGAGATCATCGAGACCGCTGAGGCGAAGCTGCGCCAGAAATACGCGGTACTCTACAACCACGAACACTTGTCTgccgagcagctgcagcgcgCTTTGATGTTGCCCAGCATTGAGAAACAGTTCGAGGAACCCGATCCGCTGCGCAAGATTGAGACCTGGAAATACACGAATATGAATTCAATCATGTATGTGCCCGACGGCGTTGAACTAACCGAACAGGAGCGTGTCCAACTCGCCGAACGCAAGCAGAGCATACAGCACAAGGCCACCAGGCTGCCAGCAATGCATATGGGTCACCAGGATGAGGCAGGCAATGCCGCAACAGCCGAAGAAGAGATTGGCAGCGGCACCGCAACACCACGTATACGTGGCTTTGATTTGCTGCGTTCCCCATCGCCGCGACCCGGCGAAGCCTTCTCGCCCATCATGACGTGGGGAGAAATCGATGGCACACCATTTCGCCTGGATGGCGGCGATACACCACTGCGCAGCACTACGGCTGGACCCTCGTTTCGCATTAACGAGAACTCGCGACGCGAGAACATTGCCATTGCGCTGGCCGAGAAGGTGAGCGAGAAGATGCGCAATCAGAAGCAGCAGGCGTTGAATACGGCACGCCGCAACATTGGATCGCCATTCGTGCGCTCCAACATGGAGCGTTTGGCCAGCATGTCGCCGGCAGCACGTCGTCTGGCCTCCGGCAAGATAGGCATGCGCAATCATACGCCGTTCCTAACGCCATCGCCCGCTACTACGAAGAACAAACTGAAGATTACACCGAAAGTGGTGCGTTCATCAAATGTGATTAACAgtgacagcagacagcagcagcagacaccAATCTCGtccagcagcagaagcagcagtcGTCAGGCAACGCCCATTGACACGGGCTCCACGCTCACCGATGATCTGCTCAAGATTCCCACAAAGCGACGCAGCGCCGCCGCCGACTTCTTTTGA
- the LOC117570622 gene encoding uncharacterized protein LOC117570622 isoform X2, with translation MHACKLLLTLLLSLHCLQGLLAACVCSEKGTDYCQSCQGPTIVRPKPRYYEPSDVNLSPIGDNCWCSKQLIEPAQLPKTCGKVRELFQYVHAFNNLLSRRMLEGAIEAKTLAAQRLAERLQRLQRMGQVECHRRRGTPCKPTCGCQQSDSGDSSYTSCSSSSSSSSYDNIAYAAEKSQDNSPAADPISVGLAAQAGKAINVPEAKLAYGFAQKPVDGQQKVFFSNVPEENLFKLKSEVITLKKRTYAAKEEEEEYVEEEEQDNTGDDDDVPQLTYKQLGYITEQYKNPKFKKITSSKSSYSSSSDSDSYGKVGGKVSVDCGFKPGRVTSYRSARRQELMSDSY, from the exons ATGCATGCCTGCAAATTGCTGTTGACTTTGCTGCTTTCGCTGCACTGCTTGCAAGGC CTTTTGGCCGCCTGTGTGTGTTCGGAGAAGGGCACGGATTACTGCCAGAGCTGTCAGGGTCCGACAATAGTGCGTCCCAAGCCGCGTTACTATGAGCCCAGCGATGTGAACTTATCGCCAATTGGCGATAACTGCTGGTGCAGCAAGCAACTGATCGAGCCCGCTCAGTTGCCCAAGACGTGTGGCAAAGTACGTGAGCTCTTTCAATATGTGCACGCGTTTAACAATCTCTTGAGCCGTCGCATGCTCGAGGGCGCCATCGAGGCCAAAACGCTGGCGGCACAGCGTCTGGCCGAGCGCTTGCAGCGTCTGCAGCGCATGGGGCAAGTGGAATGCCACCGGCGACGTGGC ACGCCATGCAAACCCACCTGCGGCTGCCAGCAGAGCGACAGCGGCGATAGTAGCTACActagctgcagcagcagcagctccagctccagttaTGATAA CATTGCGTACGCTGCGGAAAAGTCACAGGACAACAGCCCAGCTGCGGATCCCATCAGTGTGGGATTAGCTGCCCAGGCGGGCAAGGCGATCAATGTCCCTGAGGCAAAGTTGGCCTATGGCTTTGCCCAGAAACCGGTGGATGGACAGCAGAAGGTCTTCTTCTCCAATGTGCCCGAGGAGAATCTGTTCAAGCTGAAGAGCGAAGTGATTACGCTTAAGAAGCGCACCTATGCCGCcaaggaagaggaggaggaataCGTTGAGGAGGAGGAACAGGACAACACCGGCGATGATGACGACGTGCCACAGCTGACATACAAACAGTTGGGCTACATTACCGAACAGTACAAGAATCCCAAGTTCAAGAAGATCACCTCCAGCAAATCATCATactccagcagcagcgacagcgatagCTACGGCAAAGTGGGCGGCAAGGTGTCCGTCGACTGTGGCTTCAAGCCCGGACGCGTCACCTCGTATCGCAGTGCACGACGCCAGGAGCTGATGAGCGATAGCTATTAG
- the LOC117571641 gene encoding vacuolar protein-sorting-associated protein 36, translating into MGAPANSVWLPLMLMVMMISMATAQSNDTSANSNAMDGSISTTSIAPDLVVSGDLSKAARVEQLSSELEPNMVSDESAADANGGERNPNANAMSTPKSTEGQYDVIDVMAATSAGVGKPKSGQTTRIYTTGDVNDDFWLKHLGDDFKHAIHLQVGGTNDDYNRIINQTSSGGVHEEVHHEYLPGAERPPEVQQQQQQQQQFAQPNLISQLSLDGEAMALKQNYLRQQEQLRYAQANGYATQHSSRYTHPHNNNNRRMQSQQQHTHTYVTHQQQQQQPELHQHQHSHQQLHQHQHSHTRTRNKSRHSLRNRYKQQQQQPPPSSIINSSEDTLHAAQSQATPTSAASPNSSRGSSLRGDDAAHNDNPLPFKSPFNDYGSRPTRDLTYLLYKRGL; encoded by the exons ATGGGCGCGCCTGCCAACAGCGTTTGGCTGCCGCTAATGCTCATGGTGATGATGATCAGCATGGCCACGGCTCAG AGCAATGATACGTCTGCAAATAGCAATGCGATGGATGGCAGCATTTCCACCACCAGCATTGCCCCAGATCTGGTGGTTAGCGGTGATCTGAGTAAAGCCGCTCGTGTCGAGCAGCTGAGCTCCGAGCTGGAGCCCAACATGGTGAGCGACGAGAGTGCAGCCGATGCGAATGGTGGCGAGAGGAAtccaaatgcgaatgcgatgAGCACTCCCAAGAGCACCGAGGGTCAGTACGATGTGATCGATGTGATGGCCGCCACCAGTGCGGGCGTGGGCAAGCCCAAGAGTGGCCAGACCACACGCATCTATACCACGGGCGATGTCAACGATGATTTCTGGCTCAAGCATTTGGGCGATGACTTCAAGCATGCGATACATCTGCAGGTGGGCGGCACCAACGACGACTACAATCGCATCATCAATCAGACGAGCAGCGGCGGCGTGCACGAGGAAGTGCATCATGAGTACTTGCCGGGAGCAGAGCGGCCGCCAGaggtgcaacagcagcagcaacaacaacaacaatttgcacaACCGAATTTGATCAGTCAGCTGAGTCTCGATGGCGAGGCGATGGCACTGAAGCAGAATTATTTGAGGCAACAGGAGCAGCTGCGTTATGCGCAGGCGAATGGTTACGCAACCCAACACAGCTCACGctacacacacccacacaacaacaataacagacGCATGCAAagtcagcagcaacacacacacacatacgttacacaccaacaacaacaacaacagccagagttacaccaacaccaacattCACACCAACAGttacaccaacaccaacactcacacacacgcacacgcaacAAATCGCGCCATTCACTGCGAAATCgttacaaacaacaacagcagcagccgccgccatCGAGCATCATCAACTCCAGCGAGGACACTTTGCATGCAGCTCAATCGCAGGCCACGCCCACCTCTGCCGCTTcacccaacagcagcagaggcagttCGTTGCGAGGCGACGATGCCGCCCACAATGATAATCCACTGCCATTTAAGTCACCATTCAATGACTACGGCAGTCGGCCCACCCGCGATCTCACCTATTTGCTCTACAAGCGTGGTCtctga
- the LOC117577792 gene encoding sepiapterin reductase, with the protein MAAKRMDLNVPTFLVLSGCSNPLGQTLAQELCGRLAAGSVALLLDESPERLQTLAQLLSEQQQVQPDAVQIFTGQRLMDAEQLMEQILQKNDSKGCFQRSIIVHNEGDAATHVLIEPQSPKEWNAYVERQLMAPVALNQRWLRAKQLAGIEKLVINVTSSLQVRPLIFNTLLCSCKRARDMYFRAMAAEEQRSNVHVLSYAAGLFKTHDTQLDINGNIVDPEQLLGGMDHQKEQKALPRVQPLQSTLKLINILEQKAFVSGHDVDYYDTFVL; encoded by the coding sequence ATGGCAGCAAAGAGAATGGATTTAAATGTGCCCACGTTTCTGGTGCTGAGCGGTTGCTCCAATCCGCTTGGCCAGACGCTTGCCCAGGAGCTCTGCGGTCGCCTGGCCGCCGGTTCGGTGGCTCTGCTGCTCGACGAGAGTCCGGAGCGATTGCAAACGCTCGCTCAACTGCTgagcgaacaacaacaagtgcaaccGGATGCGGTGCAAATCTTTACGGGTCAACGATTGATGGATGCGGAGCAGCTAATGGAGCAGATATTGCAAAAGAACGACTCAAAGGGATGCTTCCAGCGCAGCATCATTGTGCATAACGAGGGCGATGCTGCGACCCATGTGCTGATCGAGCCACAGTCCCCGAAGGAGTGGAACGCCTATGTGGAACGTCAGTTGATGGCACCGGTGGCGCTCAATCAGCGCTGGTTGCGCGCCAAGCAGCTGGCTGGCATCGAGAAGCTGGTGATCAATGTGACATCGTCGCTGCAGGTGCGTCCGCTGATCTTCAACACGCTGCTGTGCTCCTGCAAGAGGGCGCGGGACATGTATTTCCGTGCCATGGCTGCCGAGGAGCAGCGCTCCAATGTCCATGTGCTCAGCTATGCGGCGGGACTCTTCAAGACCCACGACACGCAGTTGGACATTAACGGTAACATTGTGGATCCCGAGCAGCTGTTGGGCGGCATGGATCATCAAAAGGAGCAGAAGGCGCTGCCACGTGTGCAGCCATTGCAATCGACACTCAAGTTGATCAACATACTGGAGCAGAAGGCCTTTGTCTCCGGTCACGATGTCGACTACTATGACACATTTGTCTTATGA